Proteins from a genomic interval of Streptomyces sp. SID8374:
- a CDS encoding LysE family translocator, which produces MVELTGVLGVAMVALGMVLTPGPNMIYLVSRSITQGRRAGIVSLGGVAVGFLVYLLATNLGLSVVFIAVPELYVAVKLAGAAYLAYLAWTALKPGGVSVFAPQEMPHDSPRRLFTMGLMTNLLNPKIAIMYLSLIPQFINLDSGHVLFQGFVLGSVQIVVALTINLSIVLAAGSIAMFLARRPSWLKVQRYMMGTALGLLAVSVALDTSMPASSS; this is translated from the coding sequence ATGGTTGAGCTGACCGGAGTGCTCGGGGTCGCGATGGTCGCCCTGGGGATGGTGCTCACCCCCGGCCCGAACATGATCTATCTCGTCTCCCGGAGCATCACCCAGGGCCGACGGGCGGGAATCGTCTCCCTCGGAGGCGTTGCCGTCGGGTTCCTGGTCTACCTGCTGGCGACGAACCTCGGCCTCTCGGTGGTCTTCATCGCGGTGCCCGAGCTGTACGTCGCGGTGAAGCTGGCCGGTGCGGCGTACCTGGCCTACCTCGCCTGGACCGCCCTCAAGCCCGGGGGCGTCTCCGTCTTCGCGCCCCAGGAGATGCCGCACGACTCCCCGCGCAGGCTGTTCACGATGGGGCTGATGACGAATCTGCTCAACCCGAAGATCGCCATCATGTACCTCTCCCTCATCCCGCAGTTCATCAACCTGGACTCGGGGCACGTGCTGTTCCAGGGGTTCGTGCTGGGCTCCGTCCAGATCGTGGTGGCCCTCACGATCAACCTGAGCATCGTCCTGGCCGCCGGATCCATCGCCATGTTCCTGGCCCGTCGGCCCTCCTGGCTCAAGGTGCAGCGCTACATGATGGGAACGGCCCTGGGCCTGCTGGCCGTCTCGGTCGCCTTGGACACCTCGATGCCGGCCAGTTCGAGCTGA
- a CDS encoding PLP-dependent aminotransferase family protein yields MKDYRSVADAVAADIGAGRLKAGERLPTQREFARQYGIANSTATRVYQELARRGFTEGHVGRGTFVRDASRAAAAAPALSEPADSRVDLELNYPVVPEQAELLAAGLGRLLRPGRLEPVLRPVGAAGTPAARHAAADLLARGGWRPDPARILFAGSGRQAISAVVAAVTRPGARLGVEELTYPVLKAIATRLGVTLVPLAMDEAGLIPEAVEEAHRAGPLHAVYVQPVLHNPLSLTMPADRLDRLADVLLTCGIHAIEDAVWAFLRDDLPPLASRAPERTVLVDSLSKRLAPGLSLGFAVAPAAVSGGVAAALRSGGWTPMGFPLEAMAQWQADGAVETLVRAKQRQAVERQEIARRHLGDFVTRSAPGSYYRWWELPRPWRADTFVAAAARHGIAVTPAAAFSVGRHRGSHAIRLGLASPAEETLSRALATLADLARSAPDDLAQD; encoded by the coding sequence GTGAAGGACTACCGGAGCGTCGCCGACGCGGTGGCCGCTGACATCGGGGCGGGCCGGCTCAAGGCGGGTGAACGGCTCCCCACCCAAAGGGAATTCGCCCGGCAGTACGGCATCGCCAATTCGACCGCCACCCGCGTCTATCAGGAGCTCGCGCGCCGGGGTTTCACCGAGGGCCATGTGGGCCGCGGCACCTTCGTGCGCGACGCTTCCCGTGCGGCGGCCGCCGCGCCCGCGCTCTCCGAACCCGCCGACAGCCGGGTCGACCTGGAGCTGAACTACCCGGTGGTGCCCGAGCAGGCCGAGTTGCTCGCCGCCGGGCTCGGCAGGCTGCTGCGCCCCGGCCGGCTGGAGCCGGTCCTGCGCCCGGTCGGCGCGGCCGGGACCCCCGCCGCGCGCCATGCCGCGGCCGACCTGCTCGCGCGGGGCGGCTGGCGCCCCGATCCGGCGCGGATCCTGTTCGCCGGGAGCGGGCGCCAGGCGATCTCGGCGGTCGTCGCCGCGGTGACCCGGCCGGGCGCGCGGCTGGGCGTCGAGGAGCTGACGTACCCGGTGCTCAAGGCGATCGCCACCCGGCTCGGTGTCACCCTCGTGCCGCTCGCGATGGACGAGGCCGGGCTCATCCCGGAAGCGGTGGAGGAGGCGCACCGGGCCGGGCCGCTGCACGCCGTCTACGTACAGCCGGTTCTGCACAATCCGCTGTCGCTGACCATGCCCGCCGACCGGCTGGACCGCCTGGCCGATGTGCTGCTGACGTGCGGGATCCATGCGATCGAGGACGCCGTCTGGGCCTTCCTCCGGGATGATCTGCCGCCTCTCGCGTCGCGTGCGCCCGAGCGGACCGTCCTCGTCGACAGCCTGTCCAAACGGCTGGCTCCGGGGCTCTCCCTCGGGTTCGCCGTCGCCCCTGCCGCCGTGTCGGGCGGGGTCGCGGCCGCTCTGCGCTCGGGGGGCTGGACGCCCATGGGTTTCCCCTTGGAGGCGATGGCCCAGTGGCAGGCTGACGGTGCCGTGGAAACGCTCGTACGGGCCAAGCAGCGGCAGGCCGTGGAGCGGCAGGAGATCGCGCGGCGCCACCTCGGTGACTTCGTGACCCGCTCCGCGCCCGGGTCGTACTACCGCTGGTGGGAGCTGCCGCGCCCGTGGCGTGCCGACACCTTCGTCGCCGCGGCGGCCCGGCACGGTATCGCGGTCACCCCGGCCGCCGCGTTCTCCGTCGGCCGGCACCGCGGCTCGCACGCGATCCGGCTCGGCCTCGCCTCGCCCGCCGAGGAGACCCTCTCGCGGGCTCTGGCGACCCTGGCGGACCTCGCCAGGTCCGCCCCGGACGATCTGGCGCAGGACTGA
- a CDS encoding LuxR C-terminal-related transcriptional regulator, producing the protein MTPEPDITPLVEVRLCAEGLRRYREALEAGSVSGDVPGCLVRSGLLRPLPGAQDVYVPVPPGIAESLLARHMERDIEERRKSLDVLHSSFLAAEAVYRKVRRRAELPIESLNGEEVIGEALRKAVGSCKEELLTAQPGGGRRPALLAEALPRDLALLRKGVRQRTLYQHSVRSHAPTLAYIEQVLAEGAQVRTVDEIFERVIICDRAIAFIPGTAERKSTALALRDPGVIEFLAKMFDHAWERAEPVAISVERHRPDLLTSAVRRTVLRMVVTGHTDESIASRLGMSARTVSTHIRKVSEALGSRSRAELGYLLSQRRLLERESALLDVRDTGELP; encoded by the coding sequence ATGACGCCAGAACCTGACATAACGCCACTTGTCGAGGTGCGCCTGTGTGCGGAGGGGCTGCGGCGCTACCGCGAGGCGCTGGAGGCGGGGTCGGTATCGGGTGATGTGCCCGGGTGTCTCGTACGCTCCGGACTTCTGCGGCCGCTGCCCGGTGCGCAGGACGTGTACGTACCGGTTCCCCCGGGAATCGCCGAGTCGCTGCTCGCGCGTCATATGGAGCGAGACATCGAAGAGCGCCGGAAATCCCTGGACGTCCTGCATTCATCCTTTCTCGCGGCGGAAGCCGTCTACCGAAAGGTCCGGCGCCGGGCCGAGCTGCCCATCGAGTCCCTGAACGGCGAGGAGGTGATCGGCGAGGCGCTGCGGAAGGCGGTCGGGTCCTGCAAGGAGGAGTTGCTGACCGCGCAGCCCGGCGGCGGCCGGCGGCCCGCGCTGCTCGCCGAGGCCTTACCCCGCGATCTCGCGCTGCTGCGGAAAGGCGTACGGCAGCGCACGCTCTACCAGCACAGCGTCCGGTCGCACGCGCCCACCCTCGCCTACATCGAACAGGTCCTCGCCGAAGGCGCCCAGGTCCGTACCGTGGATGAGATCTTCGAGCGCGTCATCATCTGCGACCGCGCCATCGCCTTCATCCCGGGGACCGCGGAGCGCAAAAGTACCGCGCTCGCCCTCCGGGACCCGGGGGTGATCGAGTTCCTCGCCAAGATGTTCGATCACGCGTGGGAGCGGGCGGAGCCCGTCGCCATCAGCGTCGAACGGCACCGCCCCGACCTGCTCACCAGCGCCGTCCGCAGGACCGTGCTCCGCATGGTCGTGACCGGCCATACGGACGAGTCCATCGCGTCCCGGCTGGGCATGAGCGCGCGCACCGTCTCCACCCACATCCGCAAGGTCTCCGAGGCGCTGGGCAGCCGCAGCCGGGCCGAGTTGGGCTACCTCCTGTCCCAACGGCGGCTGCTGGAAAGGGAAAGCGCCCTGCTCGATGTTCGAGATACGGGGGAGCTGCCGTGA
- a CDS encoding FAD-binding oxidoreductase, producing the protein MDLVVIGAGVVGAACAYYAAQAGLSVAVVDRGPVAGGTSGSGEGNLLVSDKEPGPELELARVSLTLWGELSQVLPEDIEFEAKGGLVVAEDGEQLASLREFAAAQARCGVSVEEVDADGLHGREPHLAPGLPGGFHYPEDAQVQPARAAARLLEAAVRAGARRFLGEEVTAVTTTPDGRISGVRTAHRRLLTGAVVNAAGTWADRIAELAGSYLPVQPRRGFVLVTEPLPPLIRHKVYAAGYVADVASGDAELQTSPVVEGTPAGPVLIGASRERVGFDRRISAEAVHRLAAAATALFPVLAQARVLRVYCGFRPYLPDHLPAIGPDPYVPGLYHACGHEGAGIGLAPATGLAIAQQLTGKAAGIDVRPFDPGRLTEPART; encoded by the coding sequence GTGGATCTCGTCGTGATCGGCGCCGGAGTCGTCGGTGCCGCGTGCGCCTACTACGCCGCTCAGGCCGGTCTGTCGGTGGCCGTCGTCGACCGCGGGCCGGTCGCGGGCGGTACGAGTGGGTCGGGTGAGGGCAACCTCCTCGTCTCGGACAAGGAGCCCGGTCCCGAGCTGGAGTTGGCCCGGGTGTCGCTCACGCTCTGGGGCGAGCTTTCCCAAGTGCTGCCCGAAGACATCGAGTTCGAGGCCAAGGGTGGCCTGGTCGTCGCCGAGGACGGCGAACAGCTCGCATCGTTACGGGAGTTCGCCGCCGCCCAAGCCCGGTGCGGGGTCTCCGTGGAGGAGGTGGACGCCGACGGTCTCCACGGCCGGGAGCCCCATCTCGCGCCCGGCCTCCCCGGAGGGTTCCACTACCCCGAGGACGCCCAGGTGCAGCCGGCCCGGGCCGCCGCCCGCCTTCTGGAGGCTGCCGTGCGGGCGGGGGCGCGGCGCTTTCTGGGGGAGGAGGTCACCGCCGTGACGACCACCCCGGACGGGCGGATCAGCGGGGTGCGGACCGCGCACCGCCGACTGCTGACCGGGGCGGTCGTGAACGCGGCCGGCACCTGGGCGGACCGGATCGCGGAGCTGGCGGGCTCCTACCTTCCCGTCCAGCCGCGACGGGGCTTCGTCCTCGTCACCGAACCCCTGCCCCCGCTGATCCGCCACAAGGTGTACGCGGCGGGGTACGTCGCCGATGTGGCGAGCGGGGACGCCGAGTTGCAGACCTCGCCCGTCGTGGAGGGCACACCCGCCGGGCCCGTCCTCATCGGGGCGAGCCGGGAACGGGTGGGGTTCGACCGCCGTATCTCGGCCGAGGCCGTCCACCGTCTGGCCGCCGCCGCGACCGCCCTCTTCCCGGTGCTGGCACAGGCGCGCGTCCTGCGGGTCTACTGCGGCTTCCGCCCGTACCTGCCCGACCATCTGCCGGCCATCGGCCCCGACCCGTACGTCCCCGGCCTCTACCACGCCTGCGGCCACGAGGGCGCCGGGATCGGCCTCGCACCGGCGACCGGGCTGGCCATCGCGCAGCAACTGACCGGAAAAGCGGCGGGGATCGACGTCCGGCCCTTCGACCCGGGGCGGCTGACCGAACCTGCCAGGACATAG
- a CDS encoding (2Fe-2S)-binding protein, whose protein sequence is MRRRAEPPAEAEGDSVRFAFDGRTLDARQGQSIAGALWDHGIVAWRTTRGGGRPRGAFCGMGVCFDCLITVNGTPGQRACLVRVSEGDAVTSQEGHGRDEFDV, encoded by the coding sequence ATGCGCCGACGAGCCGAACCACCCGCCGAGGCCGAAGGCGATTCCGTCCGCTTCGCCTTCGACGGCCGGACCCTCGACGCCCGCCAGGGGCAGAGCATCGCGGGCGCCCTCTGGGACCACGGCATCGTCGCCTGGCGCACCACACGAGGCGGCGGACGGCCGCGAGGCGCGTTCTGCGGGATGGGCGTCTGTTTCGACTGCCTCATCACCGTCAACGGCACACCCGGTCAACGCGCCTGTCTCGTGCGGGTGTCGGAGGGCGATGCGGTCACCTCGCAGGAAGGACACGGGCGTGACGAGTTCGACGTCTGA
- a CDS encoding NAD(P)/FAD-dependent oxidoreductase, with translation MRSPRRKDTGVTSSTSDGLRGSGGPVPGPAARGSLPTSRSYDLAVIGAGPAGLAAAVTAADCGLSVALIDASERPGGQFFRHAAPGLAPKGNPVGHKRATFAAWSARLAAHVRGGGITHLAGRHVWMAEGGGGAAAGPKGWALRHVPVDGAPTGSASGASADGNAPTPGSTSADGSPSHDSAPPHAPHLTQARFLLLATGAYERQLPFPGWTLPGVVAAGGAQAILKDSRALPGRRIVVAGSGPLLPAVAVSLAEAGATVPVLAEAASYAGYAARPGVLARNPAKAAEGARLAADLLRYRIRLRPRSAVVRAHGTDRVEAVTLAALDRYWRPVAGTEVRIACDALAVGHGLVPQLELAVALGCTLRTAPDGTPAVVVDDQQRTDVNGLWAAGESTGVGGVQLALLEGRSAALSMAAALRGGGARGTRPRPAIARQRRFADLMAAVHRLGPHWPQWLTEDTEVCRCEEVTAHELRQAHELGARDSRSAKLLTRAGMGWCQGRMCETAVTCLAADGDGSAPLVAARRPLSCPVSLQDLADSDSRLPSHPAADAGPAPAPGPSAV, from the coding sequence ATGCGGTCACCTCGCAGGAAGGACACGGGCGTGACGAGTTCGACGTCTGACGGCTTGCGGGGGAGTGGAGGCCCGGTGCCCGGCCCCGCGGCAAGGGGTTCCCTTCCGACGTCCCGAAGTTACGACCTGGCGGTCATCGGCGCCGGGCCCGCAGGCCTGGCCGCCGCCGTTACCGCGGCCGACTGCGGCCTGTCCGTCGCGCTCATCGATGCCTCGGAGCGGCCGGGCGGCCAGTTCTTCCGCCATGCCGCCCCCGGGCTCGCCCCGAAGGGGAATCCCGTCGGCCATAAGCGGGCCACCTTCGCCGCGTGGTCCGCCCGCCTGGCGGCACACGTGCGGGGAGGCGGGATCACCCACCTGGCGGGACGGCATGTCTGGATGGCCGAAGGGGGAGGCGGCGCGGCGGCGGGTCCCAAGGGCTGGGCCCTGCGCCACGTCCCGGTGGATGGCGCGCCGACCGGTAGTGCCTCCGGTGCATCGGCCGACGGCAACGCACCGACCCCCGGCAGTACGTCGGCCGACGGCTCCCCATCCCACGACAGCGCCCCGCCCCACGCCCCACACCTCACCCAGGCCCGCTTCCTCCTGCTCGCCACCGGCGCCTACGAACGCCAACTCCCCTTCCCCGGCTGGACCCTGCCCGGCGTGGTCGCCGCCGGAGGGGCTCAGGCGATCCTCAAGGACTCCCGCGCCCTGCCCGGGCGGCGCATCGTCGTGGCCGGGAGCGGACCGCTCCTGCCCGCCGTCGCCGTCTCCCTCGCGGAGGCGGGCGCCACCGTTCCGGTCCTGGCCGAGGCGGCCTCGTACGCCGGTTACGCCGCCCGCCCCGGTGTGCTCGCCCGGAACCCGGCGAAGGCGGCGGAAGGGGCCCGGCTCGCGGCGGATCTCCTGCGGTACCGGATCCGGCTGCGCCCCCGCAGTGCGGTCGTCCGGGCGCACGGTACGGACCGGGTCGAGGCTGTCACCCTCGCCGCCCTCGACCGGTACTGGCGTCCGGTGGCCGGGACCGAGGTGCGCATCGCCTGCGACGCGCTCGCCGTCGGCCACGGCCTCGTCCCGCAACTGGAACTCGCCGTCGCCCTCGGCTGCACCCTGCGCACCGCACCGGACGGGACCCCTGCCGTCGTCGTCGACGACCAACAGCGCACCGACGTGAACGGGTTGTGGGCCGCAGGTGAGTCCACCGGCGTCGGGGGCGTCCAACTCGCGCTGCTGGAGGGGCGGTCAGCGGCCTTGAGCATGGCGGCCGCCCTCCGGGGAGGCGGCGCACGCGGCACCCGGCCCCGCCCGGCCATCGCCCGGCAACGCCGCTTCGCCGACCTCATGGCGGCGGTCCACCGCCTGGGCCCCCACTGGCCGCAGTGGCTCACCGAGGACACCGAGGTCTGCCGCTGCGAGGAGGTCACCGCCCACGAACTGCGTCAGGCACACGAGTTGGGCGCCCGGGACAGCCGCAGCGCCAAACTCCTCACCCGGGCCGGCATGGGCTGGTGCCAGGGCCGCATGTGCGAGACGGCCGTCACCTGCCTCGCGGCGGACGGCGACGGCTCCGCCCCACTCGTCGCCGCCCGCCGCCCGCTCTCCTGCCCGGTCTCCCTCCAGGACCTCGCGGACTCCGACTCCCGCCTTCCCTCCCACCCGGCTGCCGACGCAGGCCCCGCCCCCGCCCCAGGACCCTCAGCCGTCTGA
- a CDS encoding dihydrodipicolinate synthase family protein: MPRTHPWHGVMVATTLPFHDDLSVDLDAFADHVRSLIDAGCDGVVPNGSLGEYQTLTDEERRRVVETAVEAAGDGARVMPGVSAYGSAEARSWAEQAAEAGAGSVLLLPPNVYRADEAAVRAHYAEVARAGLPVVAYNNPYDTRVDLTPALLAQLHEAGDIVAVKEFTGDVRRAWEIAERAPGLDLLIGADDVLLELAVAGAVGWIAGFPNALPGSCTALYRAAVAGDLDTAVPLYRKLHPLLRWDSRTEFVQAIKASQDVVADGSGGPCRPPRTPLSPQDEATVRALTGKLLAEGLD; this comes from the coding sequence ATGCCCCGCACCCACCCCTGGCACGGCGTCATGGTCGCCACCACGCTGCCGTTCCACGACGACCTCTCCGTCGACCTCGACGCCTTCGCCGACCACGTCCGCTCGCTCATCGACGCGGGCTGCGACGGCGTCGTACCGAACGGCTCCCTCGGCGAGTACCAGACCCTGACCGACGAGGAGCGCCGCCGGGTGGTCGAGACCGCCGTCGAAGCGGCGGGCGACGGGGCCCGGGTGATGCCGGGCGTCTCCGCGTACGGGAGTGCCGAGGCCCGGAGTTGGGCCGAGCAGGCGGCGGAGGCAGGGGCCGGTTCCGTCCTGCTGCTGCCGCCCAACGTCTACCGGGCCGACGAGGCCGCCGTCCGCGCCCACTACGCGGAGGTCGCCCGTGCCGGGCTGCCCGTGGTGGCGTACAACAACCCGTACGACACCCGGGTCGACCTCACCCCCGCTCTGCTGGCGCAGCTCCACGAGGCGGGGGACATCGTCGCCGTGAAGGAGTTCACCGGCGATGTGCGCAGGGCCTGGGAGATCGCCGAGCGCGCCCCCGGCCTCGACCTGCTGATCGGCGCCGACGACGTCCTGCTGGAGCTGGCCGTCGCGGGGGCCGTCGGCTGGATCGCCGGATTCCCCAACGCGCTCCCCGGCTCCTGCACCGCCCTCTACCGCGCGGCGGTCGCCGGTGACCTGGACACCGCCGTACCCCTGTACCGGAAGCTGCACCCGCTGCTGCGCTGGGACTCCAGGACCGAGTTCGTGCAGGCGATCAAGGCGTCCCAGGACGTGGTGGCCGACGGCAGCGGCGGACCCTGCCGGCCCCCGCGTACCCCTCTCTCGCCCCAAGACGAGGCGACCGTGCGGGCGTTGACCGGGAAGCTCCTCGCCGAAGGCCTCGACTGA
- a CDS encoding proline racemase family protein, with amino-acid sequence MRSRRTVHTVDSHTEGMPTRVVTGGIGTVPGATMGERRTYFQEHLDHLRTWLMYEPRGHAAMSGAILQPPTRPDADWGVLFIEVSGLLPMCGHGTIGVATVLVETGMVAVTEPVTTVRLDTPAGLVVAEVRVEDGAATAVTLRNVPSFTVALDRRVEIPGHGTVAYDLAYGGNFYAILPLDRLGLPFDRARKDDILRAGLDLMAAINATEPPVHPEDPSITGCHHVQLLAPGSNAGHSRHAMAIHPGWFDRSPCGTGTSARMAQLHTRGELPLHRDFVNESFLGTSFTGRLVEECRVAGVPAVVPTITGRAWITGTAQFHHDPSDPFPDGFLL; translated from the coding sequence GTGCGCAGCCGCCGTACCGTCCACACCGTCGACTCCCACACCGAGGGCATGCCGACCCGGGTCGTCACCGGCGGCATCGGGACCGTACCCGGAGCCACCATGGGGGAGAGGCGCACCTACTTCCAGGAGCACCTCGACCACCTCCGCACCTGGCTGATGTACGAGCCGCGCGGCCACGCCGCGATGAGCGGGGCGATCCTCCAGCCGCCCACCCGGCCCGACGCCGACTGGGGCGTGCTGTTCATCGAGGTGTCCGGGCTGCTGCCGATGTGCGGCCACGGCACCATCGGCGTCGCCACCGTGCTCGTGGAGACGGGCATGGTGGCCGTCACCGAACCCGTCACCACGGTCCGGCTGGACACCCCCGCCGGCCTGGTCGTCGCCGAGGTCCGTGTCGAGGACGGCGCGGCCACCGCCGTGACCCTGCGCAACGTGCCCTCCTTCACCGTCGCCCTCGACCGCCGGGTGGAGATCCCCGGGCACGGCACCGTCGCCTACGACCTCGCCTACGGCGGCAACTTCTACGCGATCCTGCCCCTGGACCGCCTGGGCCTGCCCTTCGACCGTGCGCGCAAGGACGACATCCTGCGGGCCGGGCTGGACCTGATGGCCGCCATCAACGCGACGGAACCGCCCGTCCATCCCGAGGACCCGTCGATCACCGGCTGCCACCACGTCCAGCTCCTGGCCCCCGGATCGAACGCCGGGCACTCCCGCCACGCCATGGCCATCCACCCGGGCTGGTTCGACCGCTCGCCCTGCGGCACCGGCACCTCCGCCCGCATGGCCCAGCTCCACACCCGGGGTGAACTGCCCCTGCACCGCGACTTCGTGAACGAATCCTTCCTCGGTACGTCGTTCACCGGCCGGCTCGTCGAGGAGTGCCGGGTGGCCGGGGTGCCCGCGGTCGTCCCGACCATCACCGGGCGCGCCTGGATCACCGGGACCGCGCAGTTCCACCACGATCCCAGCGACCCGTTCCCGGACGGTTTCCTGCTGTGA
- a CDS encoding GntR family transcriptional regulator: protein MVTLQSRKLVSPTENLRDQVAHALRAALIAGEIKPGGVYSAPALAAEFGVSPTPVREAMLDLAHEGLVEVVRNKGFRVTEMTEQDLDEYTELRTLIEVPTVGKVVRTATRDQLEALRPGAEAIVAAARGHDLIGYLDADRRFHLDLLALGGNRHLVSVVGDLRKRSRLYGLTELDEAGVLVDSAEEHVRLLDLMIAQDAEAAEALMRHHLEHVRTLWASRPQPEKRTALTLHRG, encoded by the coding sequence GTGGTCACCTTGCAGTCACGCAAACTCGTGTCTCCCACCGAGAACCTGCGCGACCAGGTGGCCCACGCGCTGCGCGCCGCGCTCATCGCGGGGGAGATCAAGCCCGGGGGCGTCTACTCGGCCCCCGCCCTCGCCGCCGAGTTCGGCGTCTCGCCCACCCCGGTGCGCGAGGCGATGCTGGACCTCGCCCATGAAGGGCTGGTCGAGGTCGTACGGAACAAGGGCTTCCGGGTGACGGAGATGACCGAACAGGACCTGGACGAGTACACGGAGCTCCGTACGCTCATCGAGGTCCCCACCGTCGGCAAGGTGGTCCGGACCGCCACCCGCGATCAGCTCGAAGCCCTGCGCCCCGGCGCCGAGGCCATCGTGGCGGCGGCCCGGGGACACGACCTCATCGGCTATCTGGACGCCGACCGCCGCTTCCACCTCGATCTGCTCGCCCTCGGCGGCAACCGCCACCTCGTCTCGGTCGTCGGCGACCTCCGCAAGCGGTCCCGGCTCTACGGCCTCACCGAACTCGACGAGGCCGGGGTCCTCGTCGACTCCGCCGAGGAGCACGTACGGCTGCTGGATCTGATGATCGCCCAGGACGCCGAGGCGGCGGAGGCCCTCATGCGCCACCACCTGGAACACGTACGGACCCTCTGGGCCAGCCGCCCGCAGCCGGAGAAGCGGACCGCGCTCACCCTGCACCGGGGCTGA
- a CDS encoding PucR family transcriptional regulator, translating to MHVEDLLRLESLDLTLLWGGPPLLAREISGVTATDLEDPGRFLQRGEIVLSGLVWWSAADEEGAADRFVTALRDAGAAALLAGEETHGTVPDVLVEACRRHGIALFSVPVHTSFRAITDTVYLRQWGDLSRRPAAPYALPENVRGELSRLLADGAAPDTLLTRAVAHLGTPPCHVLSATGRTIARTPTARALTAAQAAERLKAALRVDPDASAYGQWFLHLAGEVDVPPRMLHEIAEVFAQYRQGVLRREAAARGPATELLALLDTPGSGAAPLAAALRACGLPEQGPYTVVAVSMGAAGGEGAEALGEVLRHLPEQRFTVGRLAGGGAAAVIAADSGARDADVPDADAPDAVVSALKDLWPTLLACDETALPYGGVSAPAATPADLNGALVQARYALTAASRTAPAEGAHLTAIQDLTTLGALLAGVPTDVRTAFGIHALGPLADATNPSHRMLLETLDTFLAHNGSWARTAEALHLHVNTVHYRIRRVELLTGRDLGRLDHKLDLKAALLCR from the coding sequence ATGCACGTCGAAGACCTCCTCCGGCTGGAGTCCCTGGACCTCACCCTGCTCTGGGGCGGCCCCCCGCTCCTCGCGCGGGAGATCAGCGGGGTCACCGCGACCGATCTGGAGGACCCGGGCCGGTTCCTCCAGCGGGGCGAGATCGTGCTGAGCGGCCTGGTGTGGTGGAGCGCGGCGGACGAGGAGGGGGCGGCGGACCGGTTCGTCACGGCCTTGCGCGATGCCGGTGCGGCCGCGCTGCTGGCGGGCGAGGAGACGCACGGGACGGTGCCGGATGTGCTGGTCGAGGCGTGCCGCCGGCACGGGATCGCGCTGTTCTCCGTGCCGGTGCACACCTCGTTCCGGGCGATCACCGACACCGTGTACCTGCGGCAGTGGGGCGATCTCAGCAGGCGGCCCGCCGCTCCCTACGCGCTGCCGGAGAACGTACGGGGCGAGCTGAGCCGCCTCCTCGCGGACGGCGCGGCCCCGGACACGCTGCTCACCCGGGCGGTGGCGCATCTGGGGACCCCGCCCTGTCACGTGCTCAGCGCCACCGGGCGCACGATCGCCCGTACGCCGACGGCCCGGGCCCTCACCGCCGCCCAGGCGGCCGAGCGGCTGAAGGCCGCCCTGCGCGTGGACCCGGACGCGTCGGCGTACGGGCAGTGGTTCCTGCATCTGGCCGGAGAGGTGGACGTCCCTCCGCGGATGCTGCACGAGATAGCCGAGGTGTTCGCCCAGTACCGGCAGGGGGTGCTGCGCCGCGAGGCCGCGGCGCGCGGTCCCGCCACGGAGCTGCTGGCCCTGCTGGACACGCCGGGCTCCGGTGCCGCGCCGCTCGCGGCGGCCCTGCGCGCCTGCGGTCTCCCGGAACAGGGTCCGTACACGGTGGTCGCGGTGTCCATGGGGGCGGCGGGCGGCGAAGGGGCGGAGGCGCTGGGGGAGGTTCTGCGCCACCTGCCGGAGCAGCGGTTCACGGTGGGGCGCCTGGCCGGGGGCGGGGCGGCGGCGGTGATCGCCGCGGATTCCGGCGCGAGGGACGCCGACGTGCCGGACGCCGACGCCCCTGATGCTGTGGTCTCCGCCCTGAAGGACCTCTGGCCCACGCTGCTCGCCTGCGACGAGACCGCCCTCCCGTACGGGGGCGTCAGCGCCCCGGCCGCCACCCCGGCCGACCTCAACGGCGCGCTGGTGCAGGCCCGTTACGCGCTGACCGCCGCGTCGCGGACAGCACCGGCCGAGGGCGCGCACCTCACCGCGATCCAGGACCTCACGACGCTGGGCGCCCTGCTCGCGGGCGTCCCCACCGACGTACGGACGGCCTTCGGCATCCATGCGCTGGGCCCGCTCGCCGACGCCACGAACCCCTCCCACCGGATGCTCCTGGAGACCCTCGACACCTTCCTCGCGCACAACGGGTCCTGGGCGCGGACGGCCGAGGCCCTGCATCTGCACGTCAACACCGTGCACTACCGCATCCGGCGCGTGGAGCTGCTCACCGGCCGTGACCTGGGCCGTCTCGACCACAAGCTGGACCTGAAGGCGGCGCTGCTCTGCCGCTGA